The stretch of DNA TGGAAATTTCTTTTACAAAAGAGCTTATGGAAAAAGAAATTCAAAATTGCACAGACATAAAAAAGAAAAAGATTTTAGAAAGTGATTTAAAAGTTCTATTGGAAATGGAAGAGCAGTCTGAAGTCTTCGGTAGGGCAGTGCATTTGAATAGTGTTTCAACTTTTGAATCAATAGTCGAGGAAACGAATCATTTCTTTATGGAGATGAATACAAGAATTCAAGTAGAGCACAGAGTAACCGAAATGGTGTATAAGTTAAAATTCACCAACCCCAAAAAGAACTCAGAATTTTTTATAGTAGAGAGCCTTATAGAAGCGATGGCGATTTTATCTCTACACGGTAAAAGACTTCCAAAACCTGAAAGAATAGTGAGAAATATTTCTGGTGGAGAAGTTAGGGTCAATGCGACTAACCAATCCCTTAGCCCTCATGCTGGTGGGATCATACAAACATGGTCGCCTCCGGTCCAGTATGAAATCAGAGATGATCAGGGAATCGGGTTACGGAATCCAGATACCGGGATTTTTATTCACTACAAACTCGCCGGTGCTTATGACTCAAATATTGCATTAATCGTAAGCTATGGAAATTCCAGAAAAGAAAATTTGGAGAGACTTAGCAATATCCTAAGAAGAACAGAGCTTAGAGGTGTTGATTTACAAACCAATATTCCTGTTCACTATGGGTTGATCAATTGGATACTCGGAAAGGACGTTATGTTCAAGCCTTCTACAAGATTCATGCAGTCTTACCTCGCAGCTGTTGGAGCTTTAGAATCCAAGGTAAAAGATCTAGACTTAGAAATTGCATGGAAAGAAACTCAAAATAGTGTTAAGAAAAATAAACCCAATGCTTTGAAATCTTTAAACAGGAAGCACACTCTAACTATCCGTCCAATAGAGAAACTTTTATCTTCTCCTCATCTATTGGCAGGATTTTTAGGATTTCACGAAAACTACTCTTGGAAAATTTCCGATGGGAAGGCAGAGTTTTTAAGGAATCCAGTTTTAATTTTGAATGATTTATACTATTATTTGAATTTAGAAGATGTAGAAAATAAACTCCCTTGTGATAAAATTTGGGATCACGATAAATTGATTTTAAATAACGCAATTTCTTTCTACGAGAAAATAGAAAATTTGATTGGTAAAAACGAGAAATTCTCTGATTTAGAAAAAATATTTTCAAAAACAGAAAGTCCAAATTCTGAAAAAATTTCTAATGAGCTTTGGGGAAAGTGCAGGGCTTCTCACAAAGGATTTCAGGTAGGAATGGAGTTACTTCTTATGCTTCCCAAGGTCGGTATTTTGTCTAAGTTTTATGAGTTAGGAATTGACGATGAGTTGGGTGCAATCATTCCACAACAATTTTTAGAAGAGACTTCCAGAGAAAAATTTATTAAATTTTTGTCTCCTCCTCCTAAAGCAAAATCCGATGAAATAGTTGCTCCTATGGGCGGAATGTTCTATTCCAAAGAAGCTCCTAACTTGCCGGAGTTAATAAAAGTAGGAGACTCTTTTAGTGCAGGGCAGCCTCTTTTTATTATTGAAGTGATGAAGATGTTTAACAAGATTTCAGTTCCTTTTAGCGGTAAAATTATTCAGAGCCTAATGGAAAATTCTGATGGAAAAATCGTAACCAAGGGTCAGACTCTTTTTAAAGTAGAGCCGGACGAGGTTGTAAAAGAGGAAACCGAAGAAGAAATAATACAAAGAAAGAAAAAAGTTACACTTGAATTACTAGGATAGTTATTCTCCAAACTTCACTATTTCTGAGGGTAGGTTATAGAGTGGGGCAGTTTTTTCTACTGCACCTTTCTTGATTGCTTCTTTCGGCATACCGAACACAACAGAGGTTTCTTCGTCTTGTGCAATTGTACTTGAACCGGATTGGAGCATTTCGAGTAATCCTGAGGCTCCATCGTCTCCCATTCCAGTCATGATTATACCGAGTGCGTTCTTTCCGGCAGATTTTGCAACAGATCGAAATAGTACATCTACCGAGGGTCTGTGTCTTGATACGAGGGGGCCATCTATTATTTCTATATGGTACTGCGCACCACTTCTTTTTAGAACCATGTGTTTATTTCCGGGTGCAATGAGTGCTCTGCCGCTCACGACCCTGTCTAAGTGAGAGCCTTCCTTCACTTCTATATTGCAGATATTGTTTAGCCTATTCGCAAAAGCTAATGTAAATTTTTCAGGCATGTGTTGGACGATGACTATTCCCGGGCTTGTCACAGGGAGTTTTGTAAGTATTGCTTCTAAGGCTTGAGTCCCTCCTGTAGAAGTTCCAATAGCTACAATTTTATCTGTAGTGATAAAATTCGGTACACCACCTCCTGTGTGTTTTAAGATAACATCTGCAGTATTTTTTTGGAAAACAATTCCATGACTTGGAAAATTCATTTTGGAC from Leptospiraceae bacterium encodes:
- a CDS encoding biotin carboxylase — protein: MFDFEGKKIKFHESENEWIRSFALDSIKCLIVCRGPVRKEAMEVFDEIGVKEYGILLSEKDSIVYSMALAPELRKFPYQENIHRVPDYMGAGKEEKEERIRQIIDIAVSNNYTHIFAGYGFMAEDAEFIEAIEKSGVTFMGPSSSVARRAGAKDEAKKLARSLNVSVTPGVDNVSALALISKYSDSKGMEKFAKENNINFQYDSKISIEDNAEKLLYSSYSALKDAVSIADLQKEALKQSNEIWNKYPGKRIRFKYIGGGGGKGQRVISKPEEVSGAVMEIIAESKVTQEGSNRNFLIELNIENTRHNEIQSIGNGEWCVALGGRDCSLQMHEQKLLEISFTKELMEKEIQNCTDIKKKKILESDLKVLLEMEEQSEVFGRAVHLNSVSTFESIVEETNHFFMEMNTRIQVEHRVTEMVYKLKFTNPKKNSEFFIVESLIEAMAILSLHGKRLPKPERIVRNISGGEVRVNATNQSLSPHAGGIIQTWSPPVQYEIRDDQGIGLRNPDTGIFIHYKLAGAYDSNIALIVSYGNSRKENLERLSNILRRTELRGVDLQTNIPVHYGLINWILGKDVMFKPSTRFMQSYLAAVGALESKVKDLDLEIAWKETQNSVKKNKPNALKSLNRKHTLTIRPIEKLLSSPHLLAGFLGFHENYSWKISDGKAEFLRNPVLILNDLYYYLNLEDVENKLPCDKIWDHDKLILNNAISFYEKIENLIGKNEKFSDLEKIFSKTESPNSEKISNELWGKCRASHKGFQVGMELLLMLPKVGILSKFYELGIDDELGAIIPQQFLEETSREKFIKFLSPPPKAKSDEIVAPMGGMFYSKEAPNLPELIKVGDSFSAGQPLFIIEVMKMFNKISVPFSGKIIQSLMENSDGKIVTKGQTLFKVEPDEVVKEETEEEIIQRKKKVTLELLG
- a CDS encoding chemotaxis response regulator protein-glutamate methylesterase — its product is MKKIKVAIIDDSAVVRQVLSEIIRTDSELELLFTAPDPIFALDKMKNSWPDVIVLDIEMPRMDGISFLKKIMQEKPTPVVICSTLTEENSETTMLALSGGAVEIITKPKVGLKNFLNESSDELIDSIKAASHANLSKMNFPSHGIVFQKNTADVILKHTGGGVPNFITTDKIVAIGTSTGGTQALEAILTKLPVTSPGIVIVQHMPEKFTLAFANRLNNICNIEVKEGSHLDRVVSGRALIAPGNKHMVLKRSGAQYHIEIIDGPLVSRHRPSVDVLFRSVAKSAGKNALGIIMTGMGDDGASGLLEMLQSGSSTIAQDEETSVVFGMPKEAIKKGAVEKTAPLYNLPSEIVKFGE